One part of the Acidobacteriota bacterium genome encodes these proteins:
- the rsmB gene encoding 16S rRNA (cytosine(967)-C(5))-methyltransferase RsmB, whose protein sequence is MKISPSRLAAFEILLKIETERAFSSVLLPQYEAKLDERDRGLVHEIVLGTLRRQMYLDRLVDQLSKGKKLDDAVSIALRMGLYQLKFLDRIPDHSAINESVELVKHAKKRSAAGFVNAILRSAVREDVKVRYRDETDRISVETSHPRWLVERWTAQFGLEKAAAIAASNNEIPRVAFRRTKKTSEDVLQVLTDFERSETVRGCYFADRITPWLRELEAAGELYFQDEASQMVAQAVHLAAGDRFLDICASPGSKTTAIAASSDPSAIIIAGDVSGTRTEFLMQNCRRQGCETVQVIQFDAEHALPFGSGQFDVVLVDAPCSGTGTIRHNPEIRYNLDADGFERYSGKQLGLLRTASKVVKNGGLLVYSTCSLEVEENESVCRTFLGYDARFKQIEPNVPLGLCESEGYARTFPHQDGMDGFFIAAFRKMSEA, encoded by the coding sequence ATGAAAATATCTCCGTCGAGGCTAGCCGCGTTTGAAATTCTACTTAAGATCGAAACGGAACGGGCATTTTCGTCCGTCTTATTGCCTCAATACGAAGCAAAACTTGATGAACGCGATCGCGGATTGGTTCATGAGATCGTTCTCGGAACGCTTAGGCGTCAGATGTATCTCGACCGCCTCGTTGATCAGCTTTCGAAGGGAAAGAAACTGGATGACGCTGTCTCCATCGCACTGCGAATGGGGCTTTACCAGCTCAAGTTCCTCGACCGCATTCCTGACCATTCTGCGATAAATGAAAGCGTCGAACTCGTAAAACATGCCAAGAAGAGATCCGCAGCCGGATTTGTCAACGCGATACTCAGGAGTGCTGTACGCGAAGATGTAAAGGTCCGGTATCGAGACGAAACAGACCGTATTTCGGTCGAAACATCTCATCCGCGTTGGCTGGTAGAACGCTGGACCGCCCAATTTGGGCTCGAAAAAGCCGCCGCGATCGCCGCATCAAACAACGAGATACCGAGAGTAGCATTCCGAAGAACGAAAAAGACCAGCGAAGACGTTTTGCAGGTACTGACAGACTTCGAACGGTCCGAAACAGTGCGAGGCTGCTATTTTGCGGATCGGATAACACCGTGGCTGCGTGAGCTCGAAGCCGCCGGCGAGTTATATTTTCAGGACGAAGCCTCGCAAATGGTCGCTCAAGCCGTACATTTGGCTGCCGGTGACCGGTTTCTCGACATTTGTGCCTCGCCCGGAAGCAAAACGACCGCGATCGCAGCTTCATCGGATCCATCGGCAATCATCATTGCCGGGGATGTGAGCGGAACGAGGACGGAATTTCTAATGCAAAATTGCCGACGGCAAGGTTGTGAGACGGTGCAAGTGATTCAATTTGACGCGGAACACGCGCTCCCGTTCGGCTCAGGGCAATTTGATGTGGTCCTGGTCGACGCACCATGTTCGGGAACCGGCACCATCCGCCACAATCCGGAGATCAGGTACAACCTTGATGCGGACGGCTTTGAGAGATATTCGGGGAAACAACTCGGACTGCTGCGAACTGCATCCAAAGTCGTGAAGAATGGCGGTTTGCTTGTTTATTCTACATGTTCGCTTGAAGTGGAAGAGAACGAAAGCGTCTGCCGTACATTTTTAGGATATGACGCTCGGTTCAAGCAGATCGAGCCGAATGTCCCGCTCGGTCTGTGCGAAAGTGAAGGTTACGCCCGGACATTTCCGCATCAGGACGGTATGGACGGGTTCTTTATTGCGGCATTTCGTAAAATGTCCGAAGCTTAG
- a CDS encoding alkaline phosphatase gives MKVTKRLLAITCILSFAASAWAQVPQAPFPVKRTESAETWQSGGWAAVDAAKRTKIRKKAKNVIIFVGDGMGISTLTAARIFEGQQRGESGEENRLSFEMFPYTALSKTYSADQQTSDSAPTMSAIITGVKTDEGVISVNQKVVRSDWKTVAGNETKSLFAYAEDAGLSTGVVSTARLTHATPAACYANTPDRDWESDADILRLNKPAYEAKFPDIASQMLEFNYGIGLEVAIGGGRSKFLPKDAVDPEYAARRGERLDGRDLTAEWLKIHGGSQYVWNKQQFDAVDARKTKHLLGLFEPSHMQYEYDRAKDPAGEPSLSEMTAKSIDILANNKKGYVLMVEAGRIDHAHHDGNAYRALTDTVELSNAVRTAVSKVNLDETLIVVTADHSHTIFIQGYPARGNNILGLAREVGPNGTIDPDYKLDRDKKPYTTLGYANGPGAKAGDRPVLTQEEVLKPDYKQEARIPFGSETHGGEDVAIFAIGPNAQLFRGSMEQNWIFYVMADALRLGRK, from the coding sequence ATGAAAGTAACTAAACGGCTACTAGCGATAACTTGTATCCTCTCGTTCGCGGCTTCGGCTTGGGCGCAGGTGCCTCAGGCTCCGTTTCCGGTGAAGCGGACGGAATCGGCCGAGACCTGGCAGAGCGGCGGTTGGGCTGCGGTGGACGCCGCGAAACGCACCAAGATCCGCAAAAAGGCCAAGAATGTGATCATATTTGTCGGCGACGGCATGGGAATATCCACGCTGACGGCGGCGCGAATCTTTGAGGGACAGCAGCGGGGCGAATCGGGCGAAGAAAATCGCCTTAGCTTTGAGATGTTCCCCTACACGGCCCTGTCGAAGACATATTCTGCCGATCAGCAGACCAGCGACAGTGCGCCGACAATGTCCGCGATCATCACCGGAGTCAAAACGGACGAAGGTGTAATCAGCGTAAATCAGAAAGTAGTTCGCTCGGACTGGAAAACAGTTGCCGGCAACGAGACGAAGTCATTATTTGCCTACGCGGAAGATGCCGGCCTTTCGACCGGAGTCGTATCGACCGCGCGATTGACCCATGCGACGCCGGCGGCATGTTACGCAAACACGCCGGACCGTGATTGGGAATCAGACGCAGACATTCTGAGGCTGAATAAGCCTGCGTACGAAGCGAAATTCCCCGATATTGCCAGCCAAATGCTCGAATTCAACTACGGCATCGGCCTCGAGGTCGCGATCGGCGGCGGACGGAGTAAATTCCTACCTAAAGATGCCGTTGATCCGGAATACGCGGCTCGGCGTGGAGAGAGACTCGACGGCCGCGACCTTACTGCGGAATGGCTGAAAATTCACGGCGGTTCGCAGTACGTCTGGAACAAGCAGCAGTTCGACGCCGTGGACGCCCGCAAGACGAAACATCTGCTCGGACTCTTCGAGCCGTCGCATATGCAGTATGAATACGACCGTGCAAAGGATCCGGCAGGCGAGCCCAGCTTGTCAGAGATGACCGCCAAGTCGATAGACATCCTTGCCAACAATAAAAAGGGCTATGTCCTCATGGTCGAGGCCGGCCGCATCGATCACGCCCACCACGACGGCAACGCGTACCGTGCGTTGACCGATACTGTGGAACTTTCAAACGCCGTCAGGACCGCCGTAAGCAAGGTCAACCTCGACGAAACTCTCATTGTCGTCACGGCAGACCACAGCCACACGATCTTTATTCAGGGATATCCCGCGAGAGGCAATAACATTCTCGGCCTGGCTCGCGAGGTAGGCCCGAACGGCACTATTGATCCCGATTACAAGCTCGACAGGGACAAGAAACCATACACGACGCTCGGTTATGCCAATGGCCCGGGTGCGAAAGCCGGCGACAGGCCCGTGCTGACTCAGGAAGAAGTGCTGAAGCCCGATTACAAACAGGAAGCGAGAATTCCTTTCGGCTCGGAAACTCACGGCGGAGAGGACGTAGCTATTTTCGCGATTGGCCCGAACGCTCAGCTCTTTCGCGGAAGCATGGAGCAGAATTGGATATTCTATGTCATGGCAGACGCACTTCGGCTCGGGCGGAAATAG
- a CDS encoding PASTA domain-containing protein, which produces MSFLKTGFSAIGKLIALAVLAAVFLFGMATVVYMSLQGAEIKVPEITGKSFSESETELASLGLKIKKRADRVSAEPPNTIIEQLPRPGETVKTGQRILVVTSKAPASGEELPKTIPTTDEDDSDKIEEMITDKPKKTKTNTNTNRKKADTARDVNTETSNSNSNSADSNSNKKDPGSNNNSTDKTNKNSTAPGNKQTGPAGTTRPAGGDTKPRTTTRPNR; this is translated from the coding sequence ATGAGCTTTCTGAAGACCGGTTTCTCAGCGATAGGTAAACTCATTGCCCTTGCCGTACTCGCGGCAGTGTTTCTGTTCGGCATGGCGACAGTTGTTTACATGTCTCTTCAGGGCGCCGAGATCAAGGTCCCCGAGATCACCGGAAAGTCATTTTCTGAAAGCGAAACTGAACTTGCGTCACTCGGCCTTAAGATAAAGAAACGGGCAGATCGGGTAAGCGCCGAGCCGCCAAATACGATCATCGAGCAGTTGCCGCGGCCCGGCGAGACCGTGAAGACCGGCCAGCGTATTCTCGTCGTTACGAGCAAAGCCCCGGCGAGCGGTGAGGAATTGCCAAAAACGATTCCGACAACGGACGAAGATGACTCGGACAAGATCGAGGAGATGATCACCGATAAGCCGAAGAAGACAAAGACAAATACAAATACAAATCGCAAAAAGGCAGACACAGCTCGTGATGTGAATACCGAAACGTCCAATTCAAACTCAAATTCGGCGGATTCAAATTCGAACAAGAAAGACCCCGGCTCGAATAACAATTCGACAGACAAGACCAATAAGAATTCGACGGCTCCAGGAAATAAACAGACCGGCCCCGCGGGAACCACGAGACCGGCCGGCGGTGATACTAAACCGAGAACAACTACGCGTCCTAACCGTTAG
- the bamD gene encoding outer membrane protein assembly factor BamD has protein sequence MRSKNTILLVLIALFSVSFGFAQTKQADGTAMQRLGVMQDKLDTMKRSLSSAASVLKQESKGDNSKKGDKENLDSPLGRLLSLEKETNRLRGDVSSMRGKVDRGEKYDRGDVDALEQAVADLQVRVDRVQIETASARANPESNEGKAREVKKKKKFLGIFGGGGNDEYDELIGTVTPGRDRELFIVATREVRKRNYDVGRLLFQTIITTYPDSPYLPMSKLAVADSFFIEGSTGGLIQAIAAYQDWLTFFPTHPLADRVVLKIAESEMRQIGLPDRDATRAKRAETRLKALLQQYPNSILRPAAETRLNEVQDNLGLHNLLIANYYYTLSVDQKKGGLKGSQSRYREIVDKYPNFKFMDEVLFKMAVTYQIEEETDQAARYFQQIVSDYPNSEYVSKAKEQLELIGATIPAANPERAAIMHAEDVSFFQNFKNQLFGIYPMTIDKDGVLMTRNFDKESFELIDQIIENQGDIMVNQIPQALTTVISQRPTVQPKSVPQQIPQKQ, from the coding sequence ATGAGAAGTAAAAATACTATCCTTTTGGTTCTGATCGCATTGTTCAGTGTTTCGTTTGGATTTGCCCAAACAAAGCAGGCCGATGGCACGGCAATGCAGCGTCTTGGAGTAATGCAGGACAAACTCGATACGATGAAACGTTCTCTCTCGAGTGCTGCGTCAGTTCTAAAGCAAGAGTCTAAAGGTGACAATAGCAAAAAAGGAGATAAAGAGAATCTCGATTCGCCGCTTGGAAGATTGCTCAGTCTCGAAAAGGAAACCAATCGTCTTCGCGGAGACGTTTCGAGCATGCGAGGTAAGGTCGATCGAGGCGAAAAGTACGATAGAGGAGATGTCGACGCCTTGGAACAAGCTGTTGCCGATCTGCAGGTTCGGGTCGACAGGGTCCAGATCGAAACTGCCAGTGCTCGAGCCAATCCGGAATCAAACGAAGGAAAAGCCCGCGAGGTCAAGAAAAAGAAGAAGTTTCTAGGTATTTTCGGTGGAGGCGGCAACGATGAATATGACGAACTGATCGGAACGGTTACGCCGGGACGCGATCGGGAATTGTTCATCGTTGCGACCCGCGAAGTCCGCAAACGAAACTATGATGTCGGACGGCTGCTGTTTCAGACGATCATAACGACCTACCCGGATTCGCCTTATTTGCCGATGTCAAAACTGGCGGTAGCTGATTCTTTTTTTATTGAAGGCTCTACAGGCGGCCTAATACAGGCTATTGCTGCATACCAAGATTGGCTGACATTCTTCCCGACACATCCGTTAGCGGATCGGGTCGTTTTGAAGATCGCTGAGTCTGAAATGCGCCAGATCGGCCTGCCAGATCGTGATGCGACTCGGGCGAAGCGTGCGGAAACGCGGCTTAAGGCTTTGCTCCAGCAATATCCGAATTCCATCCTTCGGCCGGCAGCGGAAACGCGATTGAACGAGGTCCAGGACAATCTCGGCCTTCATAACCTGCTGATCGCAAATTATTACTATACGCTGTCCGTCGACCAGAAAAAGGGAGGCCTAAAAGGTTCGCAGTCACGCTATCGCGAGATCGTTGATAAATACCCGAACTTCAAGTTCATGGACGAGGTCCTCTTCAAAATGGCAGTGACCTATCAGATCGAGGAAGAGACCGATCAGGCAGCGAGATATTTTCAGCAGATCGTCAGTGATTATCCGAACAGCGAGTATGTTTCGAAAGCAAAGGAGCAACTCGAGCTTATTGGAGCCACGATCCCGGCGGCTAATCCTGAGAGAGCCGCAATAATGCATGCTGAAGACGTTTCGTTCTTTCAAAACTTCAAGAATCAGTTGTTCGGCATTTACCCAATGACGATCGACAAAGATGGGGTTCTAATGACCCGTAATTTTGACAAAGAGTCATTTGAACTGATCGACCAGATCATCGAAAATCAAGGCGACATAATGGTCAATCAAATACCTCAGGCACTTACGACAGTGATCTCGCAAAGGCCGACGGTACAGCCGAAAAGTGTTCCGCAACAGATACCACAAAAGCAATAA
- a CDS encoding methionyl-tRNA formyltransferase — protein MRIVFMGTPRAAVASLAKLMESHHDVVAAYTQPDKPAGRGNKLHASSVKEYAIERGLAVYQPAKIRTDEALAEFRSHSADVAVVVAYGRILPETWLNAFPHGAINVHFSLLPKYRGAAPVNWAIANGERETGVTTMMMDVGLDTGNILLQRATEIGEDENAIELMERLSEMGAELLIETLGGLDSIEPKLQDHTAASLAPIMKKDDGRIDFSMTAANVNNRVRGFQPFPTAFTYLGGKRLTIWRSSVVIPDELPRAAEEGTIVAAKGDDLVIACGEATFISVYELQIEGKRRMTTRDFNNGVKPAVGTLLGT, from the coding sequence ATGAGAATTGTCTTCATGGGAACGCCGCGGGCGGCGGTCGCATCGCTGGCAAAGTTGATGGAGTCGCATCACGATGTCGTCGCCGCGTATACGCAGCCCGATAAGCCGGCGGGACGCGGCAACAAGCTGCACGCATCTTCCGTCAAGGAATACGCGATCGAGCGTGGTTTGGCGGTGTATCAACCTGCAAAGATACGGACCGACGAAGCACTCGCGGAGTTCAGATCTCACTCGGCGGACGTTGCCGTCGTCGTTGCGTACGGACGGATATTGCCTGAAACGTGGCTGAACGCCTTTCCGCACGGTGCGATCAACGTTCATTTCTCGCTGTTACCTAAATATCGCGGTGCAGCTCCGGTGAATTGGGCTATCGCCAACGGTGAACGAGAGACCGGCGTTACGACGATGATGATGGACGTTGGGCTCGACACGGGCAACATCCTTTTGCAGCGAGCAACTGAGATCGGCGAGGACGAGAACGCGATAGAATTGATGGAACGTTTGTCGGAAATGGGGGCTGAGCTGTTGATCGAGACGCTCGGCGGCTTGGATTCGATCGAGCCGAAGTTACAGGACCACACCGCCGCCTCGCTCGCACCTATAATGAAGAAGGACGACGGCCGAATCGACTTTTCTATGACCGCCGCGAATGTTAATAATAGAGTACGCGGCTTCCAACCGTTCCCGACCGCCTTTACGTACCTGGGCGGCAAGCGTCTGACGATCTGGCGGAGCTCGGTCGTTATTCCGGATGAGTTGCCACGGGCTGCGGAAGAGGGAACTATCGTTGCTGCCAAGGGAGATGATCTCGTGATCGCCTGCGGCGAGGCAACATTTATCTCAGTGTATGAGCTGCAGATCGAAGGCAAACGCCGCATGACGACACGCGACTTTAATAACGGAGTAAAACCGGCCGTCGGAACATTGTTAGGGACCTAA
- a CDS encoding ribulose-phosphate 3-epimerase — protein MFEIAPSLLSADFMRLGEEVRSVEAGGATVLHVDVMDGRFVPNITIGLPVVRSLRAATSMTIDTHLMIEEPGRYAAEFAKAGADMVSVHVEADVHLHRTLASIRDAGAKCGIAINPATPLSALEEALPYADFILVMSVNPGFGGQKFISPVLNKVRRLKQMINDRGLDTRIEIDGGVDRTNIAEVIAAGAEIIVAGSAVYGSGDPAAAVRELIENGTSWV, from the coding sequence ATGTTCGAGATAGCTCCGTCGCTTTTGTCGGCAGACTTTATGCGGCTTGGTGAAGAGGTCAGGTCGGTCGAGGCAGGTGGTGCAACGGTTTTGCACGTCGATGTAATGGATGGCAGGTTCGTGCCGAACATTACGATCGGATTGCCGGTGGTCAGGTCACTTAGAGCGGCTACGAGCATGACGATCGATACGCATCTGATGATCGAAGAACCGGGCCGTTATGCGGCCGAATTTGCGAAAGCGGGCGCCGACATGGTTTCGGTCCACGTTGAGGCTGATGTTCATCTACACCGCACGCTCGCGTCAATACGGGACGCCGGTGCCAAATGCGGGATCGCTATCAATCCTGCAACACCGCTGAGTGCACTTGAAGAAGCGTTGCCCTACGCGGATTTTATATTGGTAATGTCTGTGAATCCGGGCTTTGGAGGACAGAAGTTCATTTCGCCCGTACTCAACAAAGTTCGCAGGCTGAAGCAAATGATCAATGATCGCGGACTGGATACCAGGATCGAGATCGACGGCGGAGTGGATCGCACGAATATTGCTGAAGTCATTGCTGCAGGTGCGGAGATCATTGTTGCCGGTTCGGCCGTTTACGGTAGCGGAGATCCCGCCGCTGCGGTCAGAGAATTGATAGAGAATGGAACATCGTGGGTTTAA
- a CDS encoding tetratricopeptide repeat protein produces the protein MIRIGPVFFVLILGVFSADGQIVPTGSPLPAKSTAVTVTRERREQALASLLEGQRYAWASQRTRSQAAISNNTRLSRAAYQRAVELDPSLAEAYTALAELAIITPPNDIDSAIELASRAVAIDRNNFGAQRIIARLSTFKSRINFGVLDKKSADIAIAAWKEVTRIDPRFAEGWAFQAAFYDQLKMPKERIEALRKWLASAQPLEIGFYRQVMGAAESLAPEAASIKLGSALVDAGQMAEAVEVLSRVVADEPDSPLAILLLKQAVESSETSVSSTAIQSLQQAVYTNPENVTLYELIAQMQASSGRIDDAAAGLKRSALALWLTNRAGSASLQVALGDIYTKADRVAEAVEAFEKALETREIGRSAMISSEDREFAILVFGKLIQAYKTAKRTADVNATISRARKLLGQQDLFSS, from the coding sequence ATGATCAGAATTGGACCAGTATTTTTTGTTCTTATTCTCGGGGTCTTTTCCGCAGACGGCCAGATCGTTCCCACGGGCTCACCGTTGCCGGCGAAGAGCACGGCAGTGACTGTCACTCGTGAGCGTCGGGAACAGGCATTGGCGTCATTGCTCGAAGGCCAAAGGTATGCGTGGGCAAGTCAAAGGACTCGGTCACAGGCTGCTATTTCGAATAACACCCGGCTATCGCGAGCAGCCTATCAGCGGGCCGTTGAACTCGATCCGTCGCTTGCCGAAGCTTATACGGCATTGGCGGAATTAGCTATTATCACTCCGCCGAACGACATCGATTCTGCAATAGAACTCGCAAGTAGAGCCGTTGCGATCGATCGGAACAACTTTGGTGCTCAGCGGATAATCGCCCGTCTGAGTACTTTCAAAAGCCGAATTAATTTTGGGGTCCTGGATAAGAAATCTGCTGATATTGCGATCGCGGCGTGGAAAGAAGTGACAAGGATCGATCCGCGGTTCGCCGAAGGATGGGCTTTTCAGGCAGCGTTCTACGATCAGCTTAAAATGCCGAAAGAACGCATCGAGGCGCTTAGAAAGTGGCTTGCATCTGCCCAACCGCTTGAGATTGGATTTTACCGTCAGGTAATGGGGGCGGCCGAAAGCCTGGCTCCGGAGGCTGCTTCGATCAAACTCGGTTCCGCACTCGTCGATGCGGGGCAAATGGCCGAAGCGGTCGAGGTCCTGAGCCGCGTCGTTGCGGACGAACCTGACAGTCCTCTTGCGATCTTGCTGCTCAAGCAAGCTGTTGAGTCCAGCGAAACGTCAGTTTCCTCCACCGCTATCCAATCGCTGCAGCAGGCTGTTTATACCAATCCTGAAAACGTCACACTTTACGAACTAATAGCTCAAATGCAGGCAAGCAGCGGGCGTATCGACGATGCCGCAGCGGGACTTAAACGATCGGCATTAGCTCTCTGGCTGACAAATAGAGCCGGTTCTGCATCTCTCCAGGTAGCGTTAGGTGATATCTACACAAAGGCTGATCGAGTTGCCGAAGCCGTCGAAGCGTTTGAAAAGGCTCTCGAGACGCGGGAGATCGGTAGGTCGGCTATGATTTCGTCAGAGGACCGTGAATTCGCTATCCTCGTTTTTGGCAAACTTATCCAAGCTTACAAAACCGCAAAACGAACCGCCGACGTAAATGCTACGATCAGCCGTGCCCGGAAGCTCCTCGGACAGCAAGATCTATTTTCGAGCTAG
- the def gene encoding peptide deformylase, producing the protein MAVLDIVHYGDPVLLTVGRPLVDGDFGPSMEKLAADMFVTMEQAGGVGLAAPQVGLSQRMFVMDIPESDTREGVKVVMVNPEIITVEGEQTGDEGCLSFPGLFQVVRREMRVIARAQDVNGEEFEIDVEGLAARCILHETDHCDGIVFLDRMTPLKRELAKRKIKRLQKTGDW; encoded by the coding sequence ATGGCGGTGTTGGATATTGTTCATTATGGGGATCCGGTTTTGTTGACGGTTGGGAGGCCGTTAGTGGACGGGGACTTTGGTCCGTCGATGGAGAAACTGGCGGCGGATATGTTCGTGACGATGGAACAGGCGGGCGGTGTTGGTCTGGCGGCGCCGCAGGTTGGGTTGTCGCAGCGGATGTTTGTGATGGATATCCCCGAATCCGACACGCGCGAAGGCGTGAAGGTCGTGATGGTCAATCCGGAGATCATAACTGTCGAAGGCGAACAGACCGGTGACGAAGGTTGTTTGTCGTTCCCTGGGCTTTTTCAGGTAGTAAGACGCGAAATGCGCGTCATCGCGAGGGCTCAAGATGTCAACGGCGAGGAGTTTGAGATAGACGTCGAGGGACTCGCGGCAAGATGCATTCTGCACGAGACCGATCATTGCGACGGAATTGTCTTTCTTGACCGCATGACCCCCTTGAAACGCGAACTCGCAAAGCGTAAGATTAAGAGATTGCAAAAGACAGGCGATTGGTAA
- a CDS encoding M48 family metalloprotease: MGFGRKLGAYSIFASLWFGSVAIMPANTFGQEVPVAAKDTKADKKDKKQKKEAKATPTPSGPAALSAKDDPNQIGKRKINGGSDKFFGWLGGSQEKEIAIGRQLALQVEQQSKLVEDPLVTEYVNRVGQNIVLHSDAKLPFTIKVIDSDEVNAFALPGGFFYVNRGLILAADNEAELAGVMAHEIAHVCARHAMENQGKGTFINYAAIAGIIFGGPIVSGILQNGGGILAGLASLKFSRGAETEADNLGVQYLYASGYDPMGMSTMFEKLASQNKKKPGAIQKLFSTHPPSAQRQDESVRIVSRFPEKEEYVITTSEFQRVKAHLLRLTNAKASISSDYDEAGDAKPTLKKRQPDAATDPSLDTGDGTSTSNDGPPKLKKRTEPTDPQPSPSPSPQ, translated from the coding sequence ATGGGTTTTGGACGAAAATTGGGTGCATACTCGATCTTTGCGAGTCTTTGGTTTGGTTCAGTTGCAATAATGCCTGCAAATACGTTTGGGCAGGAAGTTCCGGTCGCCGCAAAGGACACAAAAGCGGACAAAAAGGACAAAAAGCAGAAGAAGGAAGCCAAAGCCACTCCGACGCCGTCCGGCCCTGCCGCACTTTCGGCGAAGGATGACCCTAATCAGATCGGCAAGCGTAAGATCAATGGAGGCTCGGATAAGTTCTTTGGTTGGCTCGGCGGCTCGCAGGAGAAGGAGATCGCCATCGGCCGTCAGCTAGCCTTGCAGGTCGAGCAGCAATCTAAACTCGTCGAAGACCCGCTCGTTACCGAATATGTCAACCGTGTCGGCCAGAACATCGTTCTTCACTCAGACGCCAAGCTGCCGTTTACCATTAAGGTCATTGACAGCGACGAGGTCAATGCATTCGCATTACCCGGCGGATTTTTCTACGTCAATCGCGGCCTTATCCTTGCGGCTGACAATGAGGCTGAACTCGCCGGCGTTATGGCCCACGAGATCGCCCATGTCTGTGCCCGGCACGCCATGGAAAATCAGGGTAAAGGCACCTTTATCAATTACGCCGCAATCGCCGGGATAATTTTCGGGGGACCGATAGTGAGCGGCATTCTGCAGAACGGCGGCGGGATCCTCGCCGGCCTCGCCTCACTCAAGTTTTCGCGTGGAGCCGAAACCGAAGCTGACAACCTAGGCGTCCAATATCTCTACGCTTCGGGATACGATCCGATGGGGATGTCGACAATGTTCGAAAAGCTCGCATCGCAGAATAAGAAAAAGCCCGGAGCGATCCAGAAGCTGTTTTCGACTCATCCTCCGTCCGCCCAGCGGCAGGATGAAAGCGTTCGTATCGTTTCACGCTTTCCCGAAAAAGAAGAATACGTAATTACGACCTCTGAATTTCAACGTGTCAAAGCTCATTTGCTGCGGCTGACCAACGCCAAAGCATCGATCAGCAGCGACTATGATGAAGCCGGCGACGCTAAACCCACGCTCAAAAAGCGCCAGCCTGATGCAGCGACTGACCCGTCTCTCGATACAGGTGACGGCACCAGCACATCAAACGACGGCCCGCCCAAACTAAAGAAACGAACCGAACCGACGGATCCCCAACCGTCACCCTCACCATCGCCGCAATAG